The DNA segment TGGCAGATGGAGTGAAAGGACTGAGCTATGATCCGGATAATACGTATTCCGCTCCGTATTTCTGGGGAACGGTGGGAATTGTCTATAATAAAAAGAATGTGGACAAGGCCGATCTGGAAAAAGAGGGCTTCAACATCTTCCAGGACCAGAAATATAAGGGAAGACTGTATCTGTACGATTCCGAGCGTGACAGCTTTATGATGGCATTGAAGGCACTTGGCTATTCTATGAATACCTCCAGTGAAAAAGAATTAAAGGATGCCTATGAATGGCTTGTGAAATCTGTATCTACCATGGATCCGGAAATTGTGACGGATGAGGTTATTGATGCGATGATCAATGGCAATAAGGATTTGGCTCTCGTGTACAGCGGAGATGCTGCCTTCATTTTATCAGAGAATGAGGATATGGATTATTTCATGCCGAAGGAAGGTACTAATTTATGGAGCGATGCTATGGTGATTCCAAAGGATGCCAAAAATCCAAAGCTTGCGAATGAATATATCAATTTTGTACTGGAGTATGAGCAGAGTATGAAAAATTCACTGTTTGTCGGCTATGCTTCCAGCAATGGTGAGGTTCTGGATGAGCTGAGCGGTAAGGATGGGGAATTTTATGGCAACAGTGCTTATCTGCCGCGTGTCGGCTATCCAAAGGATGAAATCTTTGAATATAATGCAAAAACGAAAAAGCTGATTTCAGATTACTGGACAAAGGTGAAGATTGCGAAATAGAGGTGGATTTCATGAAAAAGACGATTTACCGCATCGTTGTTATTATGGTTGTTGCAGTTATGGTTCTGTTATCCGTTCTGCAATTTTGATAGCTGGCGGTATCTGAATACTGTGTTCACTATGATATAAGATGAAATTGAGTACTTAATATAAAAAAAGGAGTCAACCATCAGGACAGAATTTGTCCGATACGGATGGCTCCTTTAATGTTTGCTGGAATATGCCGGGAAGTGAGTCGGTATTGCTGTAACCTTCATCAGAAGCATAGGAGGATAAAGGATAGCTCATATAAAACCACTTCATATGCGTGAAAAATTATGTAAAAGGAAGAAAAGGCAGTACGCTTTTGAAAGAACTTGTAAGGTTTTAAATACCATAATGGCATAGAACGGCTATACGGATATCTAAATAGAGAAAAGAATACCTGAACAAAATATCAAGAAATATCGTTGTTCTCTGCCAGCTTTAACAGCTCCTGCATAGGGGCATTCAGGTGCTTATGCTTCTTATAAACAATATGATTTACATTTATAAGCTGTAATTGTGGCAGCTTGATTTCACATAACAGCTGCTGCGACAGCTTTTTTCTTACCATATGCTCTGGCAGAATAGCGATACCAAAGCCTTCCTGCGCTCCCTTCATGAGGACAGTGGAGTTTGTTGATGTCCATGCTGCATCCACACAGAGATCATGCAGCAGCATGACACTGTCGAAGGTTTCCCGGATCGCACTTCCTTTTTCCCGTAACAGCAAAGGAAGAACCGCCATATCCTGCAAGCTATTAACAGCGTGCTCTTTGTAAAATGCAGGACTGCAGACCGCTTTTAATTCATAAGAGGAAATTTTCTGGACGATTAGCTGATCATTTTGAATAACACCTTCTAAAAACGCAATATCGATGGCATGCTGCTGCAGCTGTTCTAAAATTGCAGAGGTACTGGCTATAGAAAGTCTGATCTGCAGCAGCGGATACTTACTTTGCAGCTGCTGTAACAGCGGACATAGCTGTTCATTTGCTATTGTGATACTGGAGCCGATTCGCAAAACAGAGCTTTCCTGCAGTATGGCAGCCTTCTGCTTCATAGTATCGTACAGCTGCAACAGCTGCTGCACCTGGTCAAGGAATTGCTCTCCCTCCGGGGTTAGAATCGTTTTTTTCGGAAAACGTTCAAACAATGCAAGATGCAGCTCCAACTCCAGCTCCTGTATTGCTTTGGAAACAGCAGGCTGTGTCATGAACAGCTTCTGTGCAGCACGTGTAAAGCTCTTTTCTTCTGCCACTGTTTGAAAAATACGGAATCTGCGAATATCCATATTCACCTCCATAACCAAATGGTTATCTATCTTATAAAATAATATGATTTTATTTATCTATTGTCAAATGCTATGATAAACAAGGTGATATATATGAAGAAAAAGAACGATTTGGTATGGCTGTTTGGTATCAACCTGTTTATCAGTGCCTTTACCTTTGGGGGCGGTTATGTGGTTATACCGATGATAAGAAAATATTATGTGGAGAAAAAAGGGTACTTTGATGAAGACGAGCTTATGAAAATAGCAGCGATTGCGCAATCCTCACCAGGGGCAATCGCAATCAACATGGCTGCCCTGGCCGGCTATCGCGTTCAAGGAAAACGCGGGCTGCTGCTTAGCTGTATAGCAGCTATTCTGCCGCCGTTGGTAATTCTGGCTGCTGTATCATCCCTGTACTCTGTGATTCGTGACAACACGATTGTTCAAGCTGCGCTGCATGGTATGGAAGCAGGCGTTGCTGCGTTGATTGTGAATTTGATTGTGGATATGTATGCAATGATATGGAAAGAAAAGGAGCTTTTTTTCACACTTATGACACCGTGTGTCTTTCTGTTGAATTTCTTCTTTGAAATCAATGTGGCAATATTGATTATCGCTTGTGCCCTGTTCTGTATGCTTCGCGTTTACTGGAAGACAAGGAGGATACCGGCATGATATTATGGAAATTGTTCTATGCCTTCTTTACGATAGGACTATTCAGTATCGGAGGCGGTTATGCCATCATCCCCATGATACGTGATCAGGTCGTCATGCAAAATCACTGGCTCAGTGTACAGGAATTTCGTGATATTATAACCATATCACAAATGACACCGGGTCCACTTGCGGTCAATACCTCAACCTTTGTTGGTATGCGCGTCGCTGGTGTTTTCGGTGCTCTTGCGGCAACCATTGGATGTATTTTTATGGGAGTTCTCATATCCTGTTTCCTGTATCATATCTTTCAACGCTTTGCATCATCTCGAATATTTATAGAAATCCTAAAAGGATTAAAGGCAGGATCCTTGGGGCTTATTATGTCGGCTGCTGCAATTATATTATCCCTTGCTTTTTTCAAAAATGGGAAAGCGGCACTGACATCCCTGCAGCTTTCCGCGATTGTCATCTTTCTGATAGTTCTGATTATCGAACGAAGATGGAAGGTGAACCCGGTAACGCTGATACTTTTTTCCGGTCTACTTGGAAGTCTTGTTTATGCATGAGTGTTATCCCTGCATGGTAAAAGACATCTTTACAATTCGCTTCACTTGTGTTGTATTCTGATCGTTTTACAAGCATGCAGGGGGGATTTAACTTCCTAAATGTGGTACAATCCCGTCTTTAACACTTGATAAAGAAAAAAATGTCCCTAAACGCTTTAAATAAGCGAGTTTCGGACATTTTTCTAATTGTATCGAATTATCGTAATTTATCTCTCATCTTACTACACTTGATAATATTTCTCATTTTTGTTTTCTTAATAATCTGAGTATCTGTGCGGAATCCGAATAGATTATGTAGCTCATCTGTTAGATCAGTTCTCTTGTAAGTCGGGATATAACCATATCCTTCTAACTCGCAAACATTCATTTGTCTCAGGGTATCTAGTATTGTTTCTACCGTATATTTGTTCTCAAGCTTTTTTTTCTAACAGTCTATAGACGAGAAGTGCTAGGAAACATGTCAGAAAATGTGCTTTGATACATTCTTCTAAACGAACATATACCGGTCTAGCTTCAAAATCTGTTTTCATGATCCTGAAACATTCTTCGATCTGCCATCTTCGCTGATTGATTGCGATAATCTCAGATACATCACCATCTAAATCTGTAGTAACTGCGTAGAATCCGTCATACATCGCTTCCTGATCAATGATTTCTTGATTCAATTCACAAAAGATTTCACTCGCTGCTTCACCATTCTCCGTTACTGCTGTCGTTCTTATGAATCTTGCTGGATCATTTGGATTTTTTCTGTTCTTCTTTGGCTTACCACCTTTCCCGATCATTTTCATAGCACGTTCTATCTGTGCTTGTCTGATTTTAGCTTGATATGCCCTATATTTAGGGAATACGTCACAATCAATGTTTCTGAGATTTTGGTACCTTCGATAGGTATCGATTTATAGTAAATAGAATTGTACACCTCTTTGTCCGTTTCATCCAGACTGTTCAGATTGATAAACCGATTGCTGCCAAGTTTTCTATACTGATTTGGATCCAATGCAGTGGAACGTACTTCTTTCTTTAATTTCTTAAGAGACTGTGTAATGATATAAGCTCTGCCATTTGTATCATTTAAAAGTTTATTGTTTTGTGATCCAAGACCACTATCAGAACAGTAAATGAACTCACTACATCCAAACTCACGAATCACCTTTTGTTCAAGGGGGTTTAGGGTCTTTAGTTCATTCTGATTTCCTGGATAAAGGTCAAAGGCTAGAGGAAAACCATCCGCATCCATGAACAGCCCCATAGCAATGATAGGGTTAGGACGATGTTCTTTCCCTTTACCATATTTCTTATCACCATCCTCCTGAGTTATCTCAAAGTAATAATTCGTACAATCATAATAGAGGATTTTTGTATTCCGCTTGTGGATGAAATTGCTATTGCGGTATACCTCGGCCTGAATATAATCAGATTCACTAGCTAAGATGGGCAAAGAGCGGTAAATGTGGTGTAAATCATATTTGGGCTGCTCCAAGAGAGATTGAGCGAAGTTATAAGAACTTCGTTTGCTGGAAGGATATAGTATACGAGAATAGATAAGATCAGAGAAGATAGCTTTTAGATCAAATTCATATTTATGGCGATTTTTGATATTTCTGCACATATTGTCAATGCGTAGATCTGCGAGGATAGATTGAAGAAAGAGATAACCGCAGTTAAAGGAGTGCTGAGTGCCTTTTTCAATCAATTGATTAGGAGAAAAGGGGATAGAAAGGATCTCGTTTTCCTTGTTGTATTTTTCGGTATCTAACCTAGCTTGTTCTTTTGCCCAAGCCATGACACCGTTACGATCAGTGTCAAGTTTTTGAGATAACTCCTTCAAAGTACCTAACTTTCTGTAAATTCTAGAGGTGCTCTTACCATTTTCATCGATATAAGCGAAGTTGATATAGAAGGATTCAGAGTTTTTAGATTTAGAAGTTGTAACACGCATGATATCACCTACTTGATAATATTATATCATAGAATACGATATAATACTATATATAAATACATAAAAATTGACAAAAAATCTATAAAAAAAGACTTTAACTAAAGCCTAATTTGATTTCTATGATTTTTACAAGTGTTAAAGACCCGATCCTAAAAGGATTAAAGGCAGGATCCTTGGGGCTTATTATGTCGGCTGCTGCAATTATATTATCCCTTGCTTTTTTCAAAAATGGGAAAGCGGCACTGACATCCCTGCAGCTTTCCGCGATTGTCATCTTTCTGATAGTTCTGATTATCGAACGAAGATGGAAGGTGAACCCGGTAACGCTGATACTTTTTTCCGGTCTACTTGGAAGTCTTGTTTATGCATGAGTGTTATCCCTGCATGGTAAAAGACATCTTTACAATTCGCTTCACTTGTGTTGTATTCTGATCGTTTTACAAGCATGCAGGGGGGATTTAACTTCCTAAATGTGGTACAATAGCATAGAACGATGGAGGTAGATGAAAATGGAACATATCTTGAATCACGAACTGGCACATCAGAAGTATTTTGAAGAAATGACAGCAATTCCGCACGGCTCTTATCAGGAGCAGGCATACAGCAATTATCTGGTGGAATTTGCGAAAGCGCATAATTTAAGGTATATACAGGATGATATGTATAATGTAATCATGTATAAGGCAGCTGCAGCGGGCTACGAGGATCATGCTCCAGTCATTTTACAGGCTCATATGGATATGGTTTGTGAAAAAAACAACGATACGGTTTTTGATTTTGAAAAGGATGCTCTGCAATTATATGTAGAGGATGGCTTTTTGAAAGCGAAAGGGACAACACTCGGTGCTGATGACGGAGTCGGTGTAGCCTATATGCTTGCACTGCTTGAGGATTCATCAGCCAAGCATCCACCTTTGGAATGTGTATTCACTGTACAGGAGGAGGTTGGACTGTATGGTGCGATGGCTTTGAAAAAGGAATACTTTCAGGCAAAGCGGATGATCAATCTGGATGATGGTGGAGAAAATGCAACGTGTACGACAAGTGCGGGTGGTGTAAATGTCATCATGAAAAAGGAACGTATACTTGTTCCATGTAACGGTAGTGGATACCAGATCAGTATTTCCGGTCTGCATGGCGGACATTCTGGTGGAGAAATTGATAAGGAGCATGGAAATGCGAATAAGCTGCTTGCCAGAGTACTGTATACCTTACATCGAAAATACGGTATACAGCTTAGCTGGATTCATGGCGGTATCAAGGACAACGCCATTCCAAGAGAAGCGGCTGCTGCCTTTATTTGCCAGGCGGATATGCAAACGGTGACAGCTTGTGTGCAGGAAATGAAGACGATTTTCCAGGCAGAGCTTGAATTCAGCGATGCTGGTGTGGATGTACAGGTACAGGAGGTCGCTGTTGACGGTGTGTTATGCATTGAGGATAGCGAGGAGGTAATCACCCTGTTAATGACACTGCCAAACGGTCTGCGCCATCATTCCATGCATATAGAAGGATTGAGCACGGCATCGAGCAATATTGGCGTTGTCGCTACACAAAAGGATTGGATACTGATCAATGCTTCCCTGCGTGGTGCCATGGAATCCTATGTAGATACGCTGGCGATGGAAATGGAGGCACTTGCGGAGGTATTCGGCTTTTCCTGTGAACAGGAGGCACGCTATCCGGCATGGAGTTATCGTGCAGAGTCACCTATGCGGGAATGTCTGCAGGAGGTGTGCCAGAAGGTTCTTAACAAAGAGCTGCAGCTGGTGGCAGTGCATGGCGGCCTGGAATGCGGCGTATTCAAAGCCATGGATGAAGCTATGGACATCGTAACCATGGGGCCGAAAATGAAGGATATTCATACACCGCAGGAGGCACTCGATCTGGCATCCTTTGATGCGACCTTCCAGCTGTTGAAAGCCTATCTGGAAGCACTCTAAGCGACTTGTAGCCTTACAAAGCGGCATATGTTTCATATGCTGTTTCCCTGGAGTATAATCTGGTAAAAAAGCATGGCTTAAATCATCTCGGTATGGTTTAAGTCTGTTTTTATTATGATATAAGATTTTTTACAGCGCTGTTATATAAAATTATCATGAAAGCCACTTATGGCAACCTAGTGAATTTCTTATTTCTGTATTGCCAGTTAGGCTCATAGATACTGCAATTACGAAAGCTGTTTTCATAAAAGTAAAACGGAATACGGGATCATGAAGGGTTAGAAACGGCTTGACTCGTCCCTGGGGGAATAGTGTAAACTGATTGCGTAGAAGAAATATCAGGAAAGGGGATTTGGTATGCTTACGATAGGTGAATTTTCAAAAATATGCAAGGTATCAACAAAGACACTGCGTTATTATGAGGCGATTGATCTTTTGAAACCGGCATGTATCAAGGCGGATAGCGGTTATCGGTATTATACGATTGATCAGTTGAAGAGCATGCTGTTCATCAACCGTATGAAAGCATACGGCTTTTCTCTGGATGAAATCCGTACCCTTTTGAAATGGGAGGAGCTGCAGGAGCATGAGCTGCTTAGTGAGGCGATGCAAAGCCGCAGAGAGCTTTTACAGCAGCAGATCGAATGGATGCAGCAGACGCTTCATGAGCTCGATGAGGATGTGGTGTCCTTACGAAATAAAAAGGATGTTATGTCCTATCTGGATGACATTGATATACAACTGGTAGAGGAGCCGATGATGTTTTTATTATCCACGCGCTGTATGGTAAATATGGAGGATTGCGCAAAGGGCTATCAGCAATTTTATGCACCACTGTTTGATGTGATAGAACAGCAGCGGCTTACTATATACCGGGCGCCGCTGTCTATGTATCACAGCAAGGAATATCAGGAGGAGGGCTTCGATATGGAATTTGCCATTCCGGTAAAGGAACGGGTAAAAGGAACCCGTGATTTTTCACCGGGGCTGTGTATCCGCACAGTATGCAAAGGCTCCTATCACCAGATCCCGTCTATCTATGCACGCCATCAGGCATGGATGGAACAGGAGGGCTATGCATACCGGCTTCCTCCCTATGATGTATACATCACACATCCGGATGAGGTTTCCTGCATGGAGGATAATATAACAGAAATCTATTCGCCGATCGTGAAACGCTGATACAAGCAACGGCTGTTTTTCACAGTCATTGCCCTTGTATGAAAGCACATATCCTACGGGAATGGATTTTTATCTCACAGCTTAAACACCGACCGTAAGAGTAACCGTTATATCTTACGGTTTTTTTTAGTATAGCTTTCTGTAAAAGGCTTACATTCTTACGATTTACATAAGCTGATGAATTTTACGAAATTCTTTGCTTCAACTTCTAATGCTTATGCTATAATACCTGACTTTAGAAGCAAAATGAAAAAAATGGTGCTAAATCACTTGATCAAGCATCATTTTTATTTGTTGTGGTGATAAATAGAAGTTCCGTATCGGCAGATTGAAGTGTTCCGACAGTGTTGTGATGGTCGGTGAGGATGGAGTAATATTGATGTATCTGCTGTTCTCCTCTCTCAGAACTGTATAAGTTCGCATGAATTCATAGAGTCTGGAAGTGCAGACCTTATTCCCCAGCACTTTAAACTCAAGGATTCTGCTCAGCAGCACTGCCAGATAGCAGATCAGGAAATGCCCCTTGATCGTGCTTTCGCTGCGGCAGAAAACCGGACGGGCATCCAGCTCGGATTTCATGATTTTAAAGGACTCTTCTATCCGCCATAGATTATGATATACATTATAGATTTCCTCATCATCCATTGCCAGCTCAGATGTTACCAGCATATTATATCCGGCCAATTGACAGTCTTTTTTTATATTTTTTCTCATTCAGTTGGACGATCACCTTTTCATCTGTGGCATTCCCATCCTTGTCTGATGATGAGAATGTCATATATCTCGATGATTCACCATACTCGCTTTTCTTTGCCTGACACGCTTTTAATTTCTTTGCTTTCTCATACATCTTTTTCAGTTCATATTGTTGCTTTTCACATAAGGAGGGATTAAATGTCAGAATGCGTTTTTCTTTTACCGTGAATCTTTTTTTTTCTTCTTATCCTCGTCCTGGAATTCATATTTGAATTCATCGATAATGCTCAGATATTTATATTTCAGCTCTTTGTTTTCATCATACACGCATGTGAACTGATTGTTTTCATTCAGCACCCACTGCTGTTCCCTGTCACTCAGCGACTTTACAGATTTCGAAAAAAATATAGCCATCCCTGTTTTTCTGGCTGCATAGATATTGGCAGCGCAGTTCAATCCTTTGTCAGCCACCTGAACGGTTTTTCCTGATATATTGTTCTGTTGCTTCAATGCCCCGATCATATTTCTTAATACTGGCTTCTCGGACTGATTGCCGGGATAAAGTTTCATTGCGATAGGAAGCTGATTGGTATCAAGAAGCAGGCCCAGACCAATGATAGGATCAGTACGGTTCTCTTTAGAGGGACCCTTTTTCTGAATGTCGCTTTCTCTATCAATTTCAAAGTAGAAATTGGTGCAGTCAAAATAAGTCTTCGAGGTAGATATGCCATAACGTTCAGAAACTCTGCTGGTGAAGATCTCAACGATCTTCTCATATTCGTCACCCATGATCCCAAGTGCAGTCAGCAGCTGGTCATAGCTGAAACCTGTCATGTCCCCATAAAGATAAGGGATCACCTCATGAAAGGTCTTGTATTTGGAGCATGGCTTCACACATCTTGCATAGATGAGGCACTCCATGATATCGCTGATGGAGAATCTGAAATCACGATTATACTGGAGCAGGTTGATATGTTCAGATACCCTGAGACCATCAAGAATATTTTTGATAGGGAAATAGCCGAGGTAACGGACAGGGGATTCCTCGATAAGCCTGATTTTTTCAAGTTCTTTCCTGCTTTTGAGCTCATCGTTGAGTTTTTTGACTTCCTGAGAGAAAAAAGGAGATAGGATCAGCGATACCGGAATCAATGAGATCATGGACGTAACCTAGAGATCTGAAAGATTTGTGAGAGGTATTCTTTTTAGAGTGGTCATAGAAACTTTCATAGATCTGAAGATAGAGACCTTTCTTCAGATGAGATTTTTTAAGGAAATAAGCCATAGGAACCTCCAAAGTGTATAGCACTATGTAACACCATTATTATAACATAGAAAAACTTTTTTATCAAATTATTTCAAAGAAAAAAAGTCCGCTAAAACAGGGACTTTCATCAGCTAGTAGATTAAACTCATCACTTAATTTCATGGTGCTAACTTCTAAACACGGGGCTGTTTTTCACAGTCATTGCCCTTGTATGAAAGCACATATCCTACGGGAATGGATTTTTATCTCACAGCTTAAACACCGACCGTAAGAGTAACCGTTATATCTTACGGTTTTTTTTAGTATAGCTTTCTGTAAAAGGCTTACATTCTTACGATTTACATAAGCTGATGAATTTTACGAAATTCTTTGCTTCAACTTCTAATGCTTATGCTATAATATTTAACGTGTATACATTCCACAAGTATAACAAGGAATGTTGAAATAGGAAACAGAAGGGATGAGCAAAATGATTATCCGGTCAATTGATGCTATTATCCGCATGCTGGATGCGGATTACATAGAAAATGCAGATATAGAAGAAAAGATTCAGGGTGTCTGTATTGATTCCAGAAAGGTAGTGGAGGGAAACCTGTACATACCGATTCATGGTGTCAATAACAACGGACATGCCTATGTACAGCAGGCCATCGAGCATGGGGCCAAGGCTGTATTGTGGGAGCGAAAAGAACAGAATCCGCCGCATGAGGTTGTTGTGATTCTTGTGGAGGATACCACCACTGCTTTACAGCAGCTGGCAAAGGCATATCGCGATCAGTTGAATTTAAAGGTCGTCGGTATTACCGGAAGCAATGGGAAAACAAGCACAAAGGATATTCTTGCCTCTGTGCTGGCGAAGCACTTTATCACACAGAAAACACTGGGGAATTTCAATAATGAAATCGGTGTACCTTTAACTCTGCTGAGCTTATCAGAAAACTGTGAAGCTGCAGTTGTGGAGATGGGAATGGAAAATTTGAACGAGCTTTCCTTTCTGACCCATATCGTACGACCGGATATCGCTATTATCTCCAATGTAGGAACGGCACATCTGGAAAACCTGGGAACCATGGAAAATATTGCAAAAGCAAAGCTGGAAATCGTTGAGGGACTCAATGAGCACGGCTTATTGATTTACAACGGAGATCAGCAGCTGCTGCGCGATGCGGCAGTAGAGAAGCAGATTCCCGGATATATCAAAATCCGCACCTTTGGGAAAGAGGCGCATAATGATGTTATTGTGTCACATGTGCATCAGCTAGAGGATGGTCTGCGCTTTTCTATCAATGAGGATGACTGGGTCTATCATCTGGATATGATTGGAAAGCATCA comes from the Erysipelotrichaceae bacterium 66202529 genome and includes:
- a CDS encoding LysR family transcriptional regulator; translated protein: MDIRRFRIFQTVAEEKSFTRAAQKLFMTQPAVSKAIQELELELHLALFERFPKKTILTPEGEQFLDQVQQLLQLYDTMKQKAAILQESSVLRIGSSITIANEQLCPLLQQLQSKYPLLQIRLSIASTSAILEQLQQHAIDIAFLEGVIQNDQLIVQKISSYELKAVCSPAFYKEHAVNSLQDMAVLPLLLREKGSAIRETFDSVMLLHDLCVDAAWTSTNSTVLMKGAQEGFGIAILPEHMVRKKLSQQLLCEIKLPQLQLINVNHIVYKKHKHLNAPMQELLKLAENNDIS
- a CDS encoding chromate transporter, producing MKKKNDLVWLFGINLFISAFTFGGGYVVIPMIRKYYVEKKGYFDEDELMKIAAIAQSSPGAIAINMAALAGYRVQGKRGLLLSCIAAILPPLVILAAVSSLYSVIRDNTIVQAALHGMEAGVAALIVNLIVDMYAMIWKEKELFFTLMTPCVFLLNFFFEINVAILIIACALFCMLRVYWKTRRIPA
- a CDS encoding chromate transporter, translated to MILWKLFYAFFTIGLFSIGGGYAIIPMIRDQVVMQNHWLSVQEFRDIITISQMTPGPLAVNTSTFVGMRVAGVFGALAATIGCIFMGVLISCFLYHIFQRFASSRIFIEILKGLKAGSLGLIMSAAAIILSLAFFKNGKAALTSLQLSAIVIFLIVLIIERRWKVNPVTLILFSGLLGSLVYA
- the pepD gene encoding beta-Ala-His dipeptidase, with protein sequence MEHILNHELAHQKYFEEMTAIPHGSYQEQAYSNYLVEFAKAHNLRYIQDDMYNVIMYKAAAAGYEDHAPVILQAHMDMVCEKNNDTVFDFEKDALQLYVEDGFLKAKGTTLGADDGVGVAYMLALLEDSSAKHPPLECVFTVQEEVGLYGAMALKKEYFQAKRMINLDDGGENATCTTSAGGVNVIMKKERILVPCNGSGYQISISGLHGGHSGGEIDKEHGNANKLLARVLYTLHRKYGIQLSWIHGGIKDNAIPREAAAAFICQADMQTVTACVQEMKTIFQAELEFSDAGVDVQVQEVAVDGVLCIEDSEEVITLLMTLPNGLRHHSMHIEGLSTASSNIGVVATQKDWILINASLRGAMESYVDTLAMEMEALAEVFGFSCEQEARYPAWSYRAESPMRECLQEVCQKVLNKELQLVAVHGGLECGVFKAMDEAMDIVTMGPKMKDIHTPQEALDLASFDATFQLLKAYLEAL
- a CDS encoding MerR family transcriptional regulator, with product MLTIGEFSKICKVSTKTLRYYEAIDLLKPACIKADSGYRYYTIDQLKSMLFINRMKAYGFSLDEIRTLLKWEELQEHELLSEAMQSRRELLQQQIEWMQQTLHELDEDVVSLRNKKDVMSYLDDIDIQLVEEPMMFLLSTRCMVNMEDCAKGYQQFYAPLFDVIEQQRLTIYRAPLSMYHSKEYQEEGFDMEFAIPVKERVKGTRDFSPGLCIRTVCKGSYHQIPSIYARHQAWMEQEGYAYRLPPYDVYITHPDEVSCMEDNITEIYSPIVKR
- the murF gene encoding UDP-N-acetylmuramoyl-tripeptide--D-alanyl-D-alanine ligase, giving the protein MIIRSIDAIIRMLDADYIENADIEEKIQGVCIDSRKVVEGNLYIPIHGVNNNGHAYVQQAIEHGAKAVLWERKEQNPPHEVVVILVEDTTTALQQLAKAYRDQLNLKVVGITGSNGKTSTKDILASVLAKHFITQKTLGNFNNEIGVPLTLLSLSENCEAAVVEMGMENLNELSFLTHIVRPDIAIISNVGTAHLENLGTMENIAKAKLEIVEGLNEHGLLIYNGDQQLLRDAAVEKQIPGYIKIRTFGKEAHNDVIVSHVHQLEDGLRFSINEDDWVYHLDMIGKHQAMNATAAWIAAKALGLSEEEIAEGFASVEKTGLRNELVKVNQCLILNDSYKSNPQSALAAVDTMEEFDIPYKLAVLGDMLELGETSDMIHYTLGKDISRYHIQEVLTIGDMACYIAQGARDNMEHTLVRHFTDKEALISYLKPYMHKECMLLVKGSRGMKLDEVVDVLVQEQQ